A genomic window from Parcubacteria group bacterium ADurb.Bin159 includes:
- the groL gene encoding 60 kDa chaperonin: MAKQILFSDKARNALKKGADKLAAAVKVTLGPRGRNVVLDKGFGSPTMTNDGVTVAKEIELEDKYENMGAQLLQEVASKTNDVAGDGTTTAVILAQAMISAGLKNLAAGANPLLIKKGMEEATEAIVKEIREKISRPVSTSEEIQQVATISANDPKIGRIIAEAMAKVGKDGIITVEESQSFDFEVEVTEGMQFDEGYVSPYMITNAEKMAAEYKNCFILITDQKISALNDILPLMEKMAERGKKDLVVIAEEIEGEALATFVVNRLRGAFNTLAVKAPGFGDNKKELLEDIAVLTGGRVISEEVGLKLEKVDINDLGKARRVIATKDNTTIVGGEGDPEKIKARINNLRRQIEITTSEFDKEKLNERLAKLAGGVGVIKVGATTETEMKEKKFKVEDAVNATKAAVEEGSVVGGGVALIRASSALDRLNLSGDEKIGKEIVRYAIEEPLRQLAINSAYEPGVVVNEVKNHKGNFGFNASTGKYEDLVEAGIIDPAKVTRCALQNATSIASLFLTTEAVITDLPEKKEMSAMGGAGMPSMSPDMEDYE; the protein is encoded by the coding sequence ATGGCTAAACAAATTTTATTTAGTGATAAAGCGAGAAATGCTCTAAAAAAAGGAGCGGACAAATTAGCAGCAGCGGTTAAAGTGACTCTTGGACCGCGAGGCAGAAATGTTGTTTTGGATAAAGGATTCGGTTCTCCCACTATGACTAACGATGGGGTTACAGTAGCCAAAGAAATAGAATTAGAAGACAAATATGAAAATATGGGAGCGCAATTATTACAAGAAGTTGCTTCTAAAACTAATGATGTGGCTGGAGACGGAACAACCACTGCGGTTATTTTAGCGCAAGCGATGATTTCCGCCGGCTTAAAAAATTTAGCGGCTGGGGCTAATCCTCTTCTTATCAAAAAAGGAATGGAAGAGGCGACTGAGGCAATTGTTAAAGAAATTAGAGAGAAAATTTCCCGGCCTGTTTCTACGTCGGAGGAAATACAACAAGTAGCCACTATTTCGGCTAATGACCCTAAAATTGGACGCATTATTGCCGAAGCAATGGCTAAAGTAGGTAAAGATGGCATTATTACTGTAGAAGAATCCCAATCGTTTGATTTTGAAGTGGAGGTTACCGAAGGAATGCAATTTGATGAAGGCTATGTTTCCCCTTATATGATAACCAACGCCGAAAAAATGGCTGCTGAATATAAAAATTGTTTTATTCTTATTACTGACCAGAAAATTTCCGCTCTTAACGACATTCTTCCTTTAATGGAAAAAATGGCGGAAAGAGGGAAGAAAGATTTAGTGGTTATCGCCGAAGAAATTGAAGGAGAAGCATTGGCCACATTTGTGGTTAATCGTTTGAGGGGTGCGTTTAATACTTTGGCGGTTAAAGCTCCGGGTTTTGGCGACAATAAAAAAGAATTGTTAGAAGATATCGCTGTACTAACCGGAGGCAGAGTTATTTCCGAAGAAGTTGGCCTCAAATTAGAAAAAGTAGATATTAATGATTTAGGCAAAGCTCGTCGAGTTATTGCCACTAAAGATAATACCACTATTGTTGGTGGAGAAGGAGATCCGGAAAAAATTAAAGCCAGAATTAATAATCTTCGCCGTCAAATAGAAATAACTACCTCGGAATTTGATAAAGAAAAATTAAATGAGAGATTAGCCAAATTAGCTGGCGGGGTGGGAGTGATTAAGGTTGGAGCAACTACGGAAACAGAAATGAAAGAAAAGAAATTTAAAGTGGAAGATGCGGTTAATGCTACTAAAGCGGCAGTAGAAGAAGGAAGTGTTGTTGGTGGAGGAGTGGCTTTAATCCGAGCATCAAGCGCTTTAGATAGATTAAATCTTTCTGGCGATGAAAAAATAGGTAAAGAAATAGTCAGATATGCTATTGAAGAACCCTTGCGCCAATTGGCTATTAATTCCGCTTATGAGCCGGGGGTAGTGGTTAATGAAGTTAAAAATCATAAAGGCAATTTTGGCTTTAATGCTTCAACCGGAAAATACGAGGATTTAGTAGAAGCGGGTATTATCGACCCGGCGAAAGTAACGCGTTGCGCTTTACAAAACGCCACTTCTATTGCTTCTTTGTTTTTAACTACCGAAGCAGTAATTACTGATTTACCCGAGAAGAAAGAAATGTCAGCAATGGGAGGAGCGGGTATGCCTTCTATGTCTCCTGATATGGAAGATTACGAATAA
- the groS gene encoding 10 kDa chaperonin, which translates to MAKMKLKPLAGHIIVKPIKEDKLTKAGIVLPDTAEEEKPEKGEVMAVGQGKILDNGSRRALEVKVGDKIIFKKYSPDEIKIEEEEYLILDEDDILAIID; encoded by the coding sequence ATGGCTAAAATGAAATTAAAACCATTGGCTGGGCATATTATAGTGAAGCCCATTAAAGAAGACAAATTAACCAAGGCAGGTATAGTTTTGCCTGATACTGCTGAGGAAGAAAAACCAGAAAAGGGTGAAGTTATGGCTGTAGGGCAAGGCAAAATATTAGATAATGGGAGCCGTCGCGCTCTCGAAGTAAAGGTCGGGGACAAAATAATCTTCAAAAAATATTCTCCTGATGAAATTAAGATAGAAGAGGAAGAATATCTTATTTTAGATGAAGATGATATATTAGCAATCATTGATTAA